The following proteins are encoded in a genomic region of Catharus ustulatus isolate bCatUst1 chromosome 4, bCatUst1.pri.v2, whole genome shotgun sequence:
- the RIBC2 gene encoding RIB43A-like with coiled-coils protein 2 isoform X1, which yields MSGLGPQRELEEAAALERRRRRELLRRGRIFNARIRTIGIDKDALDAQVKERKIQEATEKAEHERFAHDMKKNDKLMCLLEERQKNEIKDLNRALVEFQKNFQKPETRREFDLNDPQALKKDRPARVSDDDPRCSISGMQKFMGEDLNYDQRMKFQKEQLREWSLQQQKDWKNALADQKLADDLYDKFRVELDRKIMEEQKKEEESRRAVCTATKNFNRIQAAELDHKNELEKAQKIKDDMNEITCLLRGDFLSENPDQAIGPWGKHNVLVDRWKGMTREQRLAIREFQKEQALENLRVREQERQRDAEWDRQRLQAARAQLLWERHQQRQNQEQRRGLDVLNAALSQEQKARNIYLKEEEYSNIPTDEFYAQFNTTTR from the exons ATGAGCGGGCTGGGGCCGCAGCGGGAGCTGGAAGAGGCCGCTGCCCTGGAgcgccggcggcggcgggagctgCTGCGGCGGGGCCGCATCTTCAACGCACGGATCCGCACCATAGGG atTGATAAAGATGCATTGGATGCACAGGTCAAGGAGAGGAAAATTCAAGAAGCAACTGAAAAAGCAGAACATGAAAGATTTG CTCATGATATGAAGAAAAACGACAAGCTCATGTGTCTGTTGGAAGAAcgacagaaaaatgaaatcaaagaCTTGAATAGGGCTCTCGTTgaatttcagaagaattttCAGAAACCAGAAACAAGACGTGAATTTGACCTGAATGATCCACAAGCCCTAAAGAAAGACAGACCTGCTCGAGTTTCAGACGATGATCCTCGGTGTTCTATATCTGGCATGCAGAAGTTTATGGGTGAAGACTTAAACTATGATCAGAGGATGAAGTTTCAGAAGGAGCAGTTAAGGGAGTGGTCTCTTCAGCAACAGAAAGACTGGAAAAATGCATTAGCTGACCAAAAATTGGCAG ATGATCTTTATGACAAGTTCAGGGTTGAACTTGACCGAAAGATTAtggaggaacaaaaaaaagaagaggaaagcagGCGTGCAGTTTGTACAGCTACTAAAAATTTCAATAGAATCCAG GCTGCTGAACTAGATCATAAAAATGAATTGGAAAAGgctcaaaaaataaaagatgacaTGAATGAAATTACCTGCCTCCTTCGAGGAGACTTCCTTTCTGAAAACCCTGACCAAGCAATCGGTCCCTGGGGTAAACATAATGTGCTTGTGGATCGATGGAAGGGAATGACTCGGGAGCAGCGGTTGGCAATTCGTGAATTTCAAAAGGAGCAAGCTCTGGAGAATCTG AGAGTAAGAGAGCAGGAACGCCAAAGAGATGCTGAATGGGACAGGCAGCGTCTACAGGCTGCAAGAGCCCAATTGCTTTGGGAGCGGCACCAGCAGCGGCAGAATCAGGAGCAGCGCAGAGGTTTAGATGTCTTGAACGCAGCGCTCTCTCAGGAGCAAAAAGCAAG gAACATTTATCTTAAAGAGGAAGAATATTCAAATATTCCAACAGATGAGTTTTATGCACAGTTTAATACCACCACCCGGTGA
- the RIBC2 gene encoding RIB43A-like with coiled-coils protein 2 isoform X2: MKKNDKLMCLLEERQKNEIKDLNRALVEFQKNFQKPETRREFDLNDPQALKKDRPARVSDDDPRCSISGMQKFMGEDLNYDQRMKFQKEQLREWSLQQQKDWKNALADQKLADDLYDKFRVELDRKIMEEQKKEEESRRAVCTATKNFNRIQAAELDHKNELEKAQKIKDDMNEITCLLRGDFLSENPDQAIGPWGKHNVLVDRWKGMTREQRLAIREFQKEQALENLRVREQERQRDAEWDRQRLQAARAQLLWERHQQRQNQEQRRGLDVLNAALSQEQKARNIYLKEEEYSNIPTDEFYAQFNTTTR, from the exons ATGAAGAAAAACGACAAGCTCATGTGTCTGTTGGAAGAAcgacagaaaaatgaaatcaaagaCTTGAATAGGGCTCTCGTTgaatttcagaagaattttCAGAAACCAGAAACAAGACGTGAATTTGACCTGAATGATCCACAAGCCCTAAAGAAAGACAGACCTGCTCGAGTTTCAGACGATGATCCTCGGTGTTCTATATCTGGCATGCAGAAGTTTATGGGTGAAGACTTAAACTATGATCAGAGGATGAAGTTTCAGAAGGAGCAGTTAAGGGAGTGGTCTCTTCAGCAACAGAAAGACTGGAAAAATGCATTAGCTGACCAAAAATTGGCAG ATGATCTTTATGACAAGTTCAGGGTTGAACTTGACCGAAAGATTAtggaggaacaaaaaaaagaagaggaaagcagGCGTGCAGTTTGTACAGCTACTAAAAATTTCAATAGAATCCAG GCTGCTGAACTAGATCATAAAAATGAATTGGAAAAGgctcaaaaaataaaagatgacaTGAATGAAATTACCTGCCTCCTTCGAGGAGACTTCCTTTCTGAAAACCCTGACCAAGCAATCGGTCCCTGGGGTAAACATAATGTGCTTGTGGATCGATGGAAGGGAATGACTCGGGAGCAGCGGTTGGCAATTCGTGAATTTCAAAAGGAGCAAGCTCTGGAGAATCTG AGAGTAAGAGAGCAGGAACGCCAAAGAGATGCTGAATGGGACAGGCAGCGTCTACAGGCTGCAAGAGCCCAATTGCTTTGGGAGCGGCACCAGCAGCGGCAGAATCAGGAGCAGCGCAGAGGTTTAGATGTCTTGAACGCAGCGCTCTCTCAGGAGCAAAAAGCAAG gAACATTTATCTTAAAGAGGAAGAATATTCAAATATTCCAACAGATGAGTTTTATGCACAGTTTAATACCACCACCCGGTGA